A stretch of Thermus caldifontis DNA encodes these proteins:
- a CDS encoding MFS transporter has translation MAKVRLFWGSFLALFLVGVIVALPGAALPQWRARYGVGEEVSWFFTALLLGLLLGIRLAQGGRRHPLFPAALGLVGLALWGTALAPTFPLVVALAFLLGLGEGVMNVHGNSLVGELDPRRRVELLNRVNVAFGLGAVFTPFALTLLPYAGVLTLAGLLAWVGALLLWQAPAVNQAPRERGPGLWPFLLVVAVYTGLEGALAAWNRAYLEHLGHSPALGGFLLSLYWLFLALGRLFLARRVAQNPLGALKGLLLGVLALLTLNLLPATALLFPLTGFLLGPLFSTLFALVQARYGHRALGGLLYAGATGSTVIPALFALLPTTGIPYGLLFLATALFLLISSLERSVVYA, from the coding sequence ATGGCCAAGGTGCGCCTCTTCTGGGGCTCCTTCCTGGCGCTTTTCCTGGTGGGCGTGATCGTGGCCCTGCCCGGGGCCGCCCTCCCCCAGTGGCGGGCACGCTACGGTGTGGGTGAGGAGGTTTCCTGGTTTTTTACCGCCCTTCTCCTGGGCCTCCTCCTGGGGATCCGCCTGGCCCAAGGGGGAAGGCGCCACCCCCTTTTCCCCGCCGCCCTTGGGCTTGTGGGCCTGGCCCTTTGGGGGACGGCCCTGGCCCCCACCTTCCCCTTGGTGGTGGCCCTGGCCTTCCTCCTGGGGCTCGGGGAAGGGGTGATGAACGTCCACGGCAACAGCCTGGTGGGCGAGCTTGACCCCAGAAGGCGGGTGGAACTCCTCAACCGGGTGAACGTGGCCTTCGGCCTAGGGGCGGTCTTCACCCCCTTCGCCCTCACCCTTTTGCCCTATGCCGGCGTGCTCACCCTAGCCGGCCTCCTGGCCTGGGTGGGGGCCCTCCTCCTTTGGCAGGCGCCAGCGGTAAACCAGGCACCCAGGGAACGCGGGCCCGGGCTTTGGCCCTTCCTGTTGGTGGTGGCGGTCTACACGGGCTTGGAAGGGGCCTTGGCCGCCTGGAACCGGGCTTATCTGGAGCACCTGGGCCATTCCCCGGCCCTGGGCGGCTTCCTCCTTTCCCTGTATTGGCTTTTCCTAGCCCTGGGCCGCCTCTTTTTGGCCAGGCGGGTGGCGCAGAACCCCTTAGGCGCCCTAAAAGGGCTTCTCCTTGGGGTCCTAGCCCTCCTCACCCTCAACCTCCTCCCCGCCACAGCCCTCCTTTTTCCCCTGACCGGTTTCCTCCTGGGCCCCCTTTTCTCCACCCTTTTTGCCCTGGTGCAGGCCCGATACGGCCACCGGGCCCTGGGTGGATTGCTCTATGCGGGGGCCACAGGAAGCACCGTGATCCCTGCCCTTTTTGCCCTGTTGCCCACCACGGGAATCCCCTATGGGCTCCTCTTCCTGGCTACGGCCCTTTTCCTCTTGATCTCCAGTCTGGAACGGAGCGTGGTCTATGCTTAA
- a CDS encoding HAD family hydrolase — MLKALLFDLDGTLADTDPLHLLAWREALAPFGIQVDEAFYRQRISGRLNPDIVRDLLGLEGEAATRLVEAKEARFRALAQDLRPTPGLLELLEWAWAQGLSWGVVTNAPRENALHVLKALGLEPPLLVLAEEVGRGKPDPLPYRVALKRLGILPEEALAFEDSPSGVKSAVGAGIATYGLLTGHEEGGLLEAGAKGVLRDFREALALL, encoded by the coding sequence ATGCTTAAGGCCCTGCTCTTTGACCTGGATGGCACCCTGGCCGACACCGACCCCCTCCACCTCCTGGCCTGGCGGGAAGCCCTGGCGCCTTTTGGCATCCAGGTGGACGAGGCCTTTTACCGCCAGCGCATCTCTGGCCGGCTCAACCCGGATATCGTGAGGGATCTTTTGGGGCTGGAAGGGGAGGCGGCTACCCGGCTTGTGGAAGCCAAGGAGGCCCGTTTCCGAGCCCTGGCCCAGGACCTAAGGCCCACGCCCGGCCTTCTGGAGCTTCTGGAATGGGCCTGGGCCCAAGGGCTTAGCTGGGGCGTGGTGACCAATGCCCCTAGGGAGAATGCCCTTCACGTGCTTAAGGCCTTGGGTCTGGAACCTCCCCTGCTGGTCCTGGCGGAGGAGGTGGGCCGGGGCAAACCCGACCCCCTGCCCTACCGGGTGGCCCTGAAAAGGCTAGGCATCCTCCCAGAGGAAGCCCTGGCCTTTGAGGACTCCCCCTCGGGGGTAAAAAGCGCCGTGGGGGCGGGGATAGCCACCTACGGGCTTCTTACGGGGCACGAAGAGGGAGGGCTCCTCGAGGCGGGAGCGAAGGGGGTTTTGCGGGACTTCCGGGAAGCCTTAGCCCTCCTCTAG